From the genome of Bombus pascuorum chromosome 2, iyBomPasc1.1, whole genome shotgun sequence, one region includes:
- the LOC132916719 gene encoding U6 snRNA-associated Sm-like protein LSm5: MTSSVSTNPSTLLPLELVDKCIGSRIHIIMKNDKEIVGTLLGFDDFVNMLLEDVTESEATPEGRRVTKLDQILLNGSNITMLVPGGEMPDT, from the exons ATGACGAGTTCTGTCAGTACAAATCCATCAACATTATTGCCTTTAG aATTAGTTGACAAATGTATCGGTTCTCGGatacatattattatgaaaaacgATAAAGAAATTGTCGGCACCTTGTTAGGTTTTGatgattttgtaaatatgCTGCTCGAAGACGTGACAGAAAGCGAAGCAACACCCGAGGGACGAAGAGTCACCAAACTTGATCAAATACTGCTTAACGGAAGCAATATCACAAtg CTTGTACCTGGTGGAGAAATGCCTGacacgtaa
- the LOC132916709 gene encoding serine/threonine-protein kinase mos, whose product MYKMASPQKLAMKFCNISPQILKNVDGRTLLSPKTPIKETYRKGIEKRNQLSPFNIDTPNRQKILKNGLPARTGTCLGSGGFGTVYKALYKGDQVAAKVMQTEKCSNTLKGEEHASLLRHSNIVKVLMIEQGASLSLITMELCGTTLQEYIEETVLTKTKRICILKEITCALQFCHNAGVIHADVKPKNILLSADGQPKLTDFGSSVLIEESNGINKFHGTPGYAAPEVIKENKLTPAADIYSLGIVAWQMLFRKLPFAGLHSHTIIYLSVKGHRPADDNINDEFQGVYKTLYRQMWSQNATDRITTNEVISKIDMLLCS is encoded by the exons CAAAGACTCCTATAAAAGAGACATATAGAAAAGGTATTGAGAAGAGAAATCAACTGTCTCCTTTTAATATCGATACTCCCAATAGgcaaaaaatattgaaaaatggtCTACCCGCTAGAACTGGTACATGTCTAGGAAGTGGAGGATTTGGCACTGTGTATAAAGCATTGTATAAAG GTGATCAAGTTGCAGCTAAAGTGATGCAAACAGAAAAATGTTCCAATACATTAAAAGGTGAAGAACATGCTTCTTTGTTAAGACATTCTAATATCGTAAAAGTGCTAATGATAGAACAAGGTGCTTCTCTATCTTTAATAACAATGGAGTTATGTGGTACTACTTTACAAGAATATATAGAGGAAACGGTCTTAACTAAAACCAAaagaatttgtatattaaagGAAATAACTTGTGCTTTGCAATTTTGCCACAATGCTGGTGTCATTCATGCAGATGTCAAgcctaaaaatatattactgtCTGCAGACGGTCAACCAAAGCTTACAGATTTTGGTAGTTCCGTATTAATAGAAGAGTCAaatggaattaataaatttcac GGTACACCAGGATATGCTGCTCCGgaagtaataaaagaaaataaactgACTCCTGCAGCAGATATTTACTCTTTAGGCATTGTAGCTTGGCAAATGTTATTTAGAAAACTGCCATTTGCTGGATTACACAGTCATAcgattatttatctttctgTGAAGGGACATCGCCCAGCAGatgataatattaatgatgAATTTCAAGGTGTCTATAAAACATTGTATAGACAAATGTGGTCACAAAATGCTACTGATAGAATTACAACCAACGAAGTAATAAGCAAGATCGATATGCTACTTTgttcttaa